In a single window of the Pedococcus dokdonensis genome:
- a CDS encoding maleylpyruvate isomerase family mycothiol-dependent enzyme: protein MTDLDAHSWVATTYTSLADLLASADEVWDSPSLCEEWQVRHVVAHVTMPVRLTPEAFGAEMAAARGDFSTMSNTVAARDAALPVGTLVAQLRSPRLHTWEPPGGGADGAVSHAVIHSLDVTVALDRPTVAPTEAVVSVLERIVAAQGGWFGVDLAEVRLEATDLDWSWGAGEVIRTDSGRLVTLVSGRTLPDGQRLAKVGATARS, encoded by the coding sequence ATGACCGACCTCGATGCCCACTCCTGGGTGGCGACGACCTACACGTCGCTGGCCGACCTGCTCGCTTCGGCAGACGAGGTGTGGGACTCGCCGTCGCTGTGCGAGGAGTGGCAGGTGCGCCACGTGGTTGCTCACGTCACCATGCCTGTCCGGCTCACCCCTGAGGCCTTCGGCGCCGAGATGGCCGCCGCCCGCGGCGACTTCTCGACCATGTCCAACACAGTGGCTGCGCGAGACGCCGCGCTGCCCGTCGGCACCCTCGTCGCCCAGCTCCGGTCGCCGCGTCTCCACACGTGGGAGCCGCCCGGCGGCGGTGCCGATGGCGCGGTGAGCCACGCCGTCATCCACTCGTTGGACGTGACCGTCGCGCTCGACCGGCCCACCGTGGCGCCGACCGAGGCTGTGGTGTCGGTGCTCGAGAGGATCGTTGCGGCACAGGGCGGGTGGTTCGGGGTCGACCTCGCCGAGGTGCGGCTCGAGGCCACCGACCTCGACTGGAGCTGGGGCGCTGGCGAGGTCATCCGGACCGACAGCGGTCGACTGGTGACGCTCGTGAGCGGCCGGACGCTGCCTGATGGCCAGCGGCTCGCCAAGGTCGGCGCCACTGCTCGTTCATAG
- a CDS encoding nucleotide disphospho-sugar-binding domain-containing protein, whose product MTLLVISPDYASHLLPLATIAGAWAEAGERVVVATGPATDGIVRRFGFERAELSLGRGSNPGVIRAEDQPRGEDEALRGFFEATRLGPVPTLAFQAAARRDDLLWEPQRVAREVQYLVDRVGPDQVIVDHLAFTARIGLTAARTPYADVVLGHPSALTVAGEVYGYPPAWPQALRPDPADLTALRQQCEVVRDAFTEQWNAALTDLDPGAGASQDAFAETGDVLLLNYPEQLHPPQRTALLPRHAFLGSSVRVEEPDDEVEAWLARGDAPIVYVSLGSFLSVRSDVLSRIAEALRGVEVRVALAAGSTPPEQLGPIPSSWLVRRELPQVTILEAAALAVSHGGNNSVTEAMTAGVPLLLLPLSTDQFAGAAAIETAGLGKVLDANAATPAELRTAAEQLLTMPAEAADRLARLSEDLTRTPGPQRARSAFWASRAGIRHSATDRATRHT is encoded by the coding sequence GTGACGCTGCTCGTCATCAGTCCTGACTACGCCTCGCACCTGCTCCCCCTCGCGACCATCGCCGGCGCATGGGCCGAGGCCGGGGAGCGCGTCGTCGTCGCCACCGGTCCCGCGACCGACGGGATCGTCCGGCGGTTCGGGTTCGAGCGGGCGGAGCTCTCACTGGGTCGCGGGTCCAACCCCGGCGTCATCCGCGCGGAGGACCAACCCCGCGGTGAGGACGAGGCGTTGCGCGGGTTCTTCGAGGCCACCCGCCTCGGTCCCGTACCGACGTTGGCGTTTCAGGCCGCCGCGCGTCGCGACGACCTTCTGTGGGAGCCGCAGCGCGTCGCTCGCGAGGTGCAGTACCTGGTGGACCGCGTGGGGCCCGACCAGGTCATCGTGGACCACCTGGCCTTCACTGCGCGGATCGGGCTGACCGCTGCGCGGACGCCGTACGCCGACGTCGTCCTCGGGCACCCTTCGGCCCTGACGGTCGCCGGTGAGGTGTACGGCTACCCACCTGCGTGGCCGCAGGCGCTCCGCCCCGACCCGGCCGACCTGACGGCCCTCCGTCAGCAGTGCGAGGTGGTGCGCGACGCATTCACGGAACAGTGGAACGCCGCTCTGACCGATCTCGATCCCGGGGCGGGGGCGAGCCAGGACGCCTTTGCCGAGACCGGCGACGTCCTCCTCCTCAACTACCCCGAGCAGCTGCACCCGCCCCAGCGGACTGCCTTGCTCCCCCGGCACGCGTTCCTCGGGTCCTCGGTCCGGGTCGAGGAGCCCGACGACGAGGTCGAGGCCTGGCTCGCGCGTGGTGACGCCCCGATCGTCTACGTGAGCCTCGGCAGCTTCCTGTCCGTGCGGTCGGACGTGCTGTCCCGGATCGCCGAAGCCCTGCGTGGTGTCGAGGTCAGGGTCGCCCTCGCAGCCGGCTCGACCCCTCCCGAGCAGCTCGGGCCGATCCCCTCGTCGTGGCTGGTCCGTCGCGAGCTCCCCCAGGTCACGATCCTGGAGGCAGCCGCGCTGGCCGTGTCGCACGGTGGCAACAACAGCGTCACCGAGGCGATGACTGCCGGGGTTCCGCTGCTCCTGCTACCCCTGTCGACCGACCAGTTCGCTGGTGCGGCCGCGATCGAAACCGCTGGTCTGGGGAAAGTCCTCGATGCCAACGCGGCCACCCCGGCTGAGCTCCGGACGGCTGCCGAGCAGCTGCTGACCATGCCTGCGGAGGCGGCAGATCGGCTGGCCAGGCTGTCGGAGGACCTGACTCGCACCCCGGGACCCCAACGCGCCCGCTCAGCGTTCTGGGCCAGTCGCGCCGGGATCCGCCACTCGGCCACCGACCGCGCCACACGGCATACCTGA